Part of the Anopheles coluzzii chromosome 3, AcolN3, whole genome shotgun sequence genome is shown below.
aaagagaaaggaaaaaaccGAAACCGCCACACCAAGTGATCGAATTTCGATCGGTTTCAAGGACGGATCAAttaacgctcattttcaccaGCCGCGCGCTCTCCTCACCAACTCACCAATTCCGTAGTAGATGTCGAGCTGCTTCACCGTGTCCTCGTAGTTGGAAATCTTCAGGAACTGGTCCAGATTCATATCGTCCAGGCTAGGTTGCCGGGCGACGGGCGTGACGGAGCTGAAAATATAGGAATTTTGATACATTTTACACGAAGAACGGAGATAAGCACTGCAATGTAGCCCCAGCCAAACCAAAACACTCACGTCGAATGACGCTCCATTGTTGACATCGCGGAAACTGTTCACTGAAAAATAAACTGGCCGCAAAGCCTTCCGGGGAGTACGGATGATTTCCACCGACCACGAAATGGGTTTAGTTTTCCACGGCAGAAGCAAAATATTGCGACCGAGAGCCGATTTGTGCCTTGCCGTCTCGCTGCCTTCTTTTCGcgatttgcagcagcagcaatgtcAAATGTGACGTTTCAATGTCGAGCGCAATGAGCGCGCGATGTAAACAGAGGTTTTCTGCGctcagtgtggccagattatgtTGGCGCTTTTCGGTAGGAGCATGAACATTTTATCTGTAGGTTTCGGTACGTGTTTCGGTAAGAGTCCGACGATATCTGTTAAGTCCCATGTAcaatcgaacatgaaaaatatatggtatttgacatgttcgatttggtAACCAACAAATAATGATGATTTCTTGAtgtattatgaaaaaaaatctggGATTTTCggcagaaaaaataaaaaaaacgtcagTTTTAGGGTGCTCATCTGTGAATCGACAGGCACATAAAAAATCGGTAAGAATTGTGATGTACTTTCTGGCtagcacccacgactccgatccgaatCCGACacttgttagtccgattccaattccggcaACATGGAAGCACTAGATCCgccggagtcgtctgaagtcgtctggagtagttctgagtcgtccgtagtcatTAGAAGTCGTTCGAAGTTTACCGGAATCGTGGTTGGTCGGAGTCAAAAGGAGCCGTGAGGTTTAATGTGCTTGTAATCAgacatttcctttcgttgtgtttttttggtctttcactttgcgcgtgcacttcttatacaggcctttgtttcgaagaCCGACCTCATCTGACTGCAGACGAATCCGGACAACTCCGTCTGCagccgattccggatgactccaaatGGCTCCAGAAGACTCCGCAAGACACCAGACAACTCCGACTTCGAATGATTCCGGATAATGCAGGGCGGActtaccttccggagtcgattccgaatttatcggagtagTATCGGAGTCGTCTCTGGTTTTTTTGCCAacattacccatcactagtaggAATTAACATAGACcagtatttctggtcactctgatTGCTTCGCTGCGCGTGTTTTCGTTTCGTGCTGTTTTGTGCAGAAGGGAAGCTGGCAGGCGGGTGTCGTTCCGGTGAGGGAGCAAAGTAACCGGCACAAACAGTATTTATTCAGCTGTTTTTTCGTATTTAATAGCTGAAATTCGTGATAATATGGCTTTAttcggtgtgtgtgcgattgtgtTTTCCGTCGATGTTTGTTCTTCAATTGAATGATGCTTTGCAATCTCCTGTGCCAACTACGATCATACACGATCAAGAAGCGCGTTGTTGTGATGCTCGGTTGAAAAGAACCCCCGGGGGCGGATTAGCTCATCACGAGAAGGGGCGGTGCGTCATCTCGAAACTGCATAAGAACCTCATCATCCCACCCCCCTCCATCAGCAAACACTTATGCGGAGGTGTTTGATCGTATTGTATAATATTACACCAACGTGGCGGTTATTTCTACCAGCATCCCTCCTCCACACACTCATACGGTCAATTATCCAGCGTTCTGCTGTGCTCAAGAGAGTGGGGGCCATCGATCGTTCTTGAGAGGTGTTCCGCACGCCAAAGGTGAATGTGGTTGGAAGTCGCTTTGGAACACCAGAATGGGACGTGTGCGTGGTGCTGTGCTGGCATTTAGTGGGacgatcgtgctgctgctactaatCGTCCAATACATCCCTTCTGCGACATGTGGGAAACCGTACGAGTACATCAACCTACCGAAAGCGCACCTCCCGATGTACTTTAAGCGCTTCCCGGCGTTGGAAAAACAATGCGCGGAAGATGAAACGTGTCCCTATCGGACGGTCATTGCGAGCCAAAGTTACCAGAACCGAAAGGAGGGTTGCTGGGGGTACGAGGAAGGCTGTACGGAGAGGAATCGGTACGCGAACCACAGCTGCCCCGGGAGCCACATCGGATACGTGAAGAGCAAGCAGGCCCAGCTGGACACGTTCTACAGCCAGGCGGATTTCGGTACGTTACAATTAACGctcatgagtgtgtgtgtgtgtgtgcggcttgaaatgaatgtaaaagaaaatgaaataatttatatttaaaattaagaGCGCCTCATGGTGAATCTTAATTGAGATAAGATCGCCAAAAAGAAGGGAAGCGTAAAGTTTAATGGCCATTTTTTTCACCGCATACACGGCGTGCTATGCCATTAAATCATGTTTTACGCCCCATTAAATCAAAACCCCAACCGGCTTGTGCAACTCGTTCCAGGTTTTGTGCGCGATCAGATGCGCGAAACGCGCATCATGTGCGAACCACAGTTCCCGCACGATTCGTCGCTCGAGTGCTCCAAGTACCTTCGCTTCTGCCGTGGCCGTAATCTAATGCTCAACTTCACCGACCTCGTCCGCCGCACCGAACCGCTGCGCTACAAGATGGACGTGCTGGGGCCGGGTCAGATCGGTGGCCACTGTCGGCTGCACGGGGAACGGTTGCGGGACGAGCTGCAGCACATAAGCCCGCTGCAGTCGTGGGGACCGGAGTTGCGGTTTTTCGAGCTCCTCGAACGCCCCCCGATCGAGACGGGCGTGTGCGATGTGGTGATCGAACGGCCCGCCTTCATCATGAAGATTGATGCGGCAATCAATATGTATCAtcacttttgcgattttctcAACCTGTACGCATCGCTGCACGTGAATCTGTCGCACGCGGGTGGCTTCGATACGGACACGCAGGTGCTGGTGTGGGAATCGTTCACGTACGCTTCGCCGTTTGCGGACACGTTTAAGGTGTTTAGCAAGCATCCGATTGCGGACCTGAAAACGTACGCCGGGAAGGTGGTGTGCTTTAAGAATGTGGTGCTGCCGCTCCTGCCGCGCATGATCTTTGGGCTGTACTACAACACCCCGATCGTGAGTGTTTTGGGAATGATCGGGTAGTTTGATGCTTTTTGTACTaaactttccttttcttttttttatttcttcagaTTTATGGCTGTGAAAACAGTGGCCTTTTCCATGCCTTTTCCGAGCACGTGCTGCACCGGCTAAAGGTGCGCATGACGACCCGTCCCGACGAGCGGCTACGCATCACGTTCCTTTCGCGTCAAACGCGCTACCGCAGAGTGCTCAATGAGGACGAACTGATGGCAAGAATTGCCAGAAATCCCAACTATGCAGTGCAGCGTGTTAGCTACGGCCACGATCTGCCCTTCGTGGAGCAGCTTCGAATCACACGTAACACGGACATCTTTATCGGTATGCACGGAGCGGGATTAACGCATCTGCTCTTCCTTCCCAAATGGGCCACCCTGTTCGAGCTGTACCACTGCGAGGATCCCAACTGTTACCGCGATCTGGCCCGGTTGCGGGGCGTTCACTATCTCACCTGGGAGCGTGACCAGCTCGTGTACCCGGAGGGCGAGGGCAAACATCCCGAGCGGGACGAACGGCACGCCAAGTTCACCAACTACGCGTTCGACGTGGGCGAGTTCGAGCGGCTGGTGGGAAAGGCGGCAGCGTACGTGCAGGGACACGCGGAGTTTCAGAAGTTTCTAACCACAAACGCAAACCGGGCGGTCAAGAGGAAGGACGAGCTTTAAACTTAACGATACAAAACAATCCgtgatgatgtgtgtgtgtgttttaccaGCGTTTACTTATGAGATTGGGGAAGGTGTCTCGAGACGAATGCAACGATACTCTCGCCTTATTTTAATgctaaaacaaacgaaatcgGGAGGACAGCCAGGCTCCCGAATGGCTTCCTAATATTGTACACCTCGAAGCTGCTTCAGCTCGTTCTATTGACGAAGCGAAACGGTTTTATCGTACTTAAACGCCTTAAGCTTTACACAAATGATGAGATTGGGTTGGATGGAGGTGGATCTGATGGCTTTACGATTAATTATACGCTCACGCAGTCTTAACTTAACGACAAAAGGGGAATGTGAACAGTATTTTTTATGTCCAAAAAAACCGCAGAATGTAATATCAATTTACCAATAACGAATGTGAGATTAAGCTTAACTTTAATACtagattgttttatttctcattTGTTTTCAAGGCTTTTGATGACGAGATGATGagtttgttttcttgctgTATCCCTCTCCCCGAATAGTGTTCAATATTATGTCCTAATGtaattttgctttaattttagCTTGGTAAACTACCCAActtttttgcttaatttacAACGATGGCTTTCGATGACTAGAGATCGATTTTGGGAACGGATCGGAGTGCCTGTTTGCACCTGGAATTCAACGCCTTAGTGCGTTTACCATATCTTAAGCTTTACATTGTTAACGTACAGAAAGCAGACGGCCACACACAGCATAAACATGTAATACCCGATGATCGTGAGGGCGGCTCCATTCCCTAGCAGAAACGTTTGAAACACCAAATTCACCAGCCCCGTAAGCAGATTGGCGATCAGAAAGAAGAACAGCCCATTCGCGTTGATTGCCTGCAGCACGAGCGGAACGTACGGGATGCAGAAATCGTCCGTCTTCATGATCTGGTCGGGCGATTTCGGCTCCTCGAACCGGACGAAGTACACGAACAGCTCGAAAAACATGAACAGCGCGGTGACGCTGGCCCCGATCGCCAGTATCCAGAAGCAGTAGCCCATGTTAGCGAGCCGGCGCGAAATCCCAAACATGTCCTCGCACACGTAGATCATCTTCCAGCAGACCGCTGCCATGATGGCCACCTTGCCCGCCCGTCGGAGGAACTTTTTCGCCACCGTGATCTCCTCCGTCGGCCGCACAACCCAGCCGATGTAGACGGAGGCGAGGAAGAGGGCGAGATAGCCGGGCAGGGACACAATTCCTTCGCGATTGGCGGCGAAGAAGGTAGTTCGCTGGGTGTCCGCACTCAGCACGTACCGGGACACGCCCAGATGGAGCATCATTTCGTGGCAGCAGAGCAGCGTAATGGCGACGAACTTGATCACTTCCGGATCGTGCACCAGATCCATGATGAGCGTGCCGGCAAACTTGACACAGGCGAGTGTGATGAAGAAGTTCCAGTGCACCCCGTACTCGGACACGTGCAGCTGATAGTCCAGCTCGTTGGTGAGGAAGAAGCGGCCAAAACCGAGCAGTAGTAGGGGAGCCGTGCTGATGAGAACCTTCCACACTCGTGCCGTATTTAGTCGTCGCTCCTCTGCAGGTCGCACCTTGTAAACGATCCCATTGCTGAACACGTACAGCCCCACTCCGATATCCATCAGCCCGTAGCCGAAGGTTTCCGTTTTGGCAAGCTCGCGCGGGAAGCAATGGAAATCGACCGCCAGTATGCAGACGGCCGTTGTTAGGTTTACGAGCGCTCGCACACACGTCAGAAACTGCGGTGACTTGCCGGGCACCTGCACGAACGGCATCAGGTGCAACCGGTTCCGGATCTGATGGACGGCCGATATCGCCGACAGGACGAACAGGGTGAGCGCGATATTCAGTGCAAGCCGGTGCAGTACGGTTACTAGCAGCACGAACGGCAGCACGATGAGACAAAATTCCACCAAAAATCGGAGCGGAACGTGCGTAATACTGGCCACCGCAATGAGCTGAACCGTGTGAAACACACTGAACACGGGCGGTGCGATGTGCATGAACACGTTCACGGCCGTCGTCCCGTTGTTGTTTTCCATCTGGCTTTCGTGCAGGGCACGATAGTCGGCTGGATCCATCGTGTTGGGtgcctgtttttgtttggaatgATATGAAGTATCCGTGCCGGAAAAcgagaggaaggaaaaaaacccgaaTCGCGTACGCGTAATTTTGCAAACGACGACGCGGATTaaaacgtaaataaataacaaacatcTGACAAACGTCAAACCGCTTTCGGATTTGACGTTTGTAGATTGTGGCGCGTTTTTGCTGCATGGGCACCGGTTTTGCTTCGAATGCTACGAAACACGTGCGCAATGcgttgtttacctttttttaaaattcatttctcTCATTTattatgaaataaatttcattaGAGTATTCttcttaaattatttatttccttaCACACTACCAGTTCAGCTTAACCTAACAGAATCACGATGATGATAAATGAACAGTTTTCAAGTCGCGCACATTTCGACATCGTTGCGGCCGAAAAAATGCTTCTCCACCTAATCAAGGGCTCAACCCTTGACGACGGTTTTGTACACGCCCTTGCTGACCTTGACCAGCTCTTCGCCGCAGTTCTTCTGGTCGGTGCGCGTCAGATACGCACGGGAGATCTTTGCGCTGTCCAGCACGGCGTACGCCTTCTTCATCGTCTCAATGTCCGGATGCCGCTTGCGGGTCAAAATCCATGCTACCTCTGCAAGGGTAAGGGAGGAGTTAATAAGCATACTGGAAGATCTTTTGCTGTGTAAAATTCACTCACTAGCATTGATAAATCCGCGCAGATCCGAGCACGCGTAAACGACGGCAAAGGTCTTGTAGTCGGTACCGACCACCCAGTATGGAGCTTCGACGTTAACTAGTACCAAGCAAACGAGGGGGGAggatcatttatttgattttagaCTTATTTCAGCTTGCTTTACTTACATGGTGCACTCGGGAACCTGACCGCCAATCTAGCGGACTGAACGATACGTGCAGAACCAACGATACTGTTCTCATTGCCCGTTCTGAAAAGTGATCCCAAGCATGCATTCTTCAGTAATTAGCTCATTTGAAGGGAAAACTTCACTCGTAATACTTACATGGAATTCTTCTGCGTGTTCAGCACACCGATCGTGCCGTCCGGGTTGAGCGAATAGTCGGCCGTTATACACTTCCCACCCAGCTCGAAGAAGAACGGATACTTTTCCTGCTCGTACCAGCGGCCCAGGTACGCGTACGTGTCGAAGTTCTCCACTACCGGTACTTTGGGGCATTTGCCAAAGCCAGGAACCTGCGCCTCCACACCGAGTAGCAGGAGTACCGCCAGCAGACCGACACCGATCCCCGCCCACCGTGGTATGCTTGAGTGAAAAGACATAGGGATGAAAAAGCAGAACATAATTGCGTTAATGCGTATGGTAACTGTCCTGGCAGAGCTACTGGAGAGAtggagataaagagagagagatgattCATTTGGCCCTAATTGGGTGTCTAATTGTTGCACGCTGCGATGCATGTAACCTTCGTAATGAGTTGTCACAATGTGAAGAAAGTGCGCCACAGTTTCCCTTACGGTCACAATGATACCGCAGGCGTACGTTGCGTGTTAACACGCGCAAAATGCGCAGCAAAGAGAAAGCATGGCATGGAATGGCTGGGGGGAGGGGTTAATGCATGTCTCGTTGACCTTAATCTAGATGAATGTTTCAGCGTGATCTCGTGCTGGCATGCCCAATTTCAtcccaaaaccacacacaatgCCACACATCAGCCATCTTGATCTTGTGTGGGATGTGTAGATCTTGAGAGGAGAATTTCCCAAACacacggcggcggcggtggccggCGTGCATTGAACTCCACTCCAATGATTGACCGGTTTTTCGTCATCTTCGAAGCGGTTTCGATGTTGGGCGGCATTCGTCACAGGTTTAAGGCGAGTTGAGtaaccttgttttttttttggaaaggaGGTGTAAGAGGATATGTGGGGTAAGAGGGAGGTCAAAAAAGAAGGTAAATTAGAGACGATTTACCACGGTGTAAGGCGTGCTGCAACTGCTTTTACGTCTCCAGTCCACACGTGCCCAAATACTGACCACAAGGTCAGATGATTGGGGCCTAACCTACCCCACCCGTCTGATTCTGAAAACAAGCCCTTCTGATGATGGATGATTGAACGGATCGGTCCATCGAAAACATGGATTATGCCATAACCTGTTAACGCGTTGCGGAGCGTATGGCTTACACTGGTTAATGGATTTGCCCGATGGAAGTTGTAGGCATAATGCGTACGAAAGCCATTCACACAGAAACCTCGAATGCACTTTTTAGATAGTGAGAAGTGCATCCGACGCACCCTTATCGTACTACTCCCAAAAATCAGATTTATGGCGCAATCAAGGAACCACGCAAGTCACCGCAGCTATCTTCACTTCCTCCTAGCGAGTCGCAGCATTCTCTGAGGcgtaaattttaatttgagGGAGCTGCTTATCTGCGTTATTTGCCAAACCTGATGAATGCcgaagagaaagaagacacacacacacacacacacgcgcatacGTAAAACCGTGTTACGTTGGGAGCGTCGAACGTGCCGTTTCGGCTTTTTGTGCATCGTGCATGTGAGCACCCGCGATGATGTTATGAAACGGAAAAGGAGGAAATTTAAAAGCTCTTCTTTGCTGTTGGTGCAGTCTTTCTTCCAAATTTCTTTTCCCATCTCCCGCCGTACGGTGGCACGTGTGGCCTGTGGGGGGGCATGCCGTCAACGCCGAACGAAAAGCGCACGAAAGCAGAGGTGAAGAATTATGGTCCGCTATCGACCGAGCTTTGGATGCTGGGTGGAGCTGGTGGGTTGGAAGTTGGAAGGAGGGGATGATTTTGTAACGGACCAACGGACGTCATCGCTGTGATGGAGATTTTGTTTTCGGCTGGCTCAAATAGCTTATCAAATAAAACAACGGTTCCACGTGTCGGCAGTGTCTTCGACTGTGGGACGCGTTCGGTGCATGCACACAACGGTCGATCGGAACAAATCAAATTTGAATGGGTGGGAGGGTGAGGTTGGGTCTCAGGAGGGGGCGTGTTGTCTTTGGCGTTACTTTGCTTGGCATACCTACTTATGCAATAATTAGGGAGGCCAGTTTTATGTGTATTGATTCAGTTCCTTCGTATTGGTGGGTATTTGGTATGGTGATCGGGAAGGTGATACCATCAGGGGTCAACTACACAGCGTGACGGATTTGGTTTGGTGTGCCTTCACTGTTTAACAAGCCATTTGGGTTTTTAAAAAAGTAATGTGATGATCTTTGCAAGAAGTTGTTTTTATcgttataaaaaaat
Proteins encoded:
- the LOC120957652 gene encoding EGF domain-specific O-linked N-acetylglucosamine transferase, which produces MGRVRGAVLAFSGTIVLLLLIVQYIPSATCGKPYEYINLPKAHLPMYFKRFPALEKQCAEDETCPYRTVIASQSYQNRKEGCWGYEEGCTERNRYANHSCPGSHIGYVKSKQAQLDTFYSQADFGFVRDQMRETRIMCEPQFPHDSSLECSKYLRFCRGRNLMLNFTDLVRRTEPLRYKMDVLGPGQIGGHCRLHGERLRDELQHISPLQSWGPELRFFELLERPPIETGVCDVVIERPAFIMKIDAAINMYHHFCDFLNLYASLHVNLSHAGGFDTDTQVLVWESFTYASPFADTFKVFSKHPIADLKTYAGKVVCFKNVVLPLLPRMIFGLYYNTPIIYGCENSGLFHAFSEHVLHRLKVRMTTRPDERLRITFLSRQTRYRRVLNEDELMARIARNPNYAVQRVSYGHDLPFVEQLRITRNTDIFIGMHGAGLTHLLFLPKWATLFELYHCEDPNCYRDLARLRGVHYLTWERDQLVYPEGEGKHPERDERHAKFTNYAFDVGEFERLVGKAAAYVQGHAEFQKFLTTNANRAVKRKDEL
- the LOC120957653 gene encoding uncharacterized protein LOC120957653, producing the protein MDPADYRALHESQMENNNGTTAVNVFMHIAPPVFSVFHTVQLIAVASITHVPLRFLVEFCLIVLPFVLLVTVLHRLALNIALTLFVLSAISAVHQIRNRLHLMPFVQVPGKSPQFLTCVRALVNLTTAVCILAVDFHCFPRELAKTETFGYGLMDIGVGLYVFSNGIVYKVRPAEERRLNTARVWKVLISTAPLLLLGFGRFFLTNELDYQLHVSEYGVHWNFFITLACVKFAGTLIMDLVHDPEVIKFVAITLLCCHEMMLHLGVSRYVLSADTQRTTFFAANREGIVSLPGYLALFLASVYIGWVVRPTEEITVAKKFLRRAGKVAIMAAVCWKMIYVCEDMFGISRRLANMGYCFWILAIGASVTALFMFFELFVYFVRFEEPKSPDQIMKTDDFCIPYVPLVLQAINANGLFFFLIANLLTGLVNLVFQTFLLGNGAALTIIGYYMFMLCVAVCFLYVNNVKLKIW
- the LOC120959233 gene encoding apolipoprotein D-like codes for the protein MATIRIPRWAGIGVGLLAVLLLLGVEAQVPGFGKCPKVPVVENFDTYAYLGRWYEQEKYPFFFELGGKCITADYSLNPDGTIGVLNTQKNSITGNENSIVGSARIVQSARLAVRFPSAPFNVEAPYWVVGTDYKTFAVVYACSDLRGFINAKVAWILTRKRHPDIETMKKAYAVLDSAKISRAYLTRTDQKNCGEELVKVSKGVYKTVVKG